The following are encoded together in the Capsulimonas corticalis genome:
- a CDS encoding RNA polymerase sigma factor — protein sequence MAQAPRARWKTKADGAAQQTAAQEDELRSATEALETKRAQNELVHDFDALVERYNKPLFNVIYQWIGDYDEAADLTQETFVSAYKARGQFRGDAHVYTWLYRIAHNHCKNRFKQRDRVRQAEGPSLDAGVSVDGGDDMIAETREIADWSFSPARVLEQKELRALVQRAVDSLASEYKVVLVLREMEGMSYNEIAEVTGLTMEAVKTRLNRARGMVRQRVEPYYKI from the coding sequence ATGGCGCAGGCGCCGCGCGCTCGCTGGAAAACTAAGGCCGACGGGGCTGCCCAGCAAACCGCCGCCCAGGAAGACGAATTGCGCAGCGCCACGGAAGCCCTAGAAACCAAGCGAGCGCAAAACGAGCTCGTTCACGACTTCGACGCGCTGGTGGAGCGGTATAATAAGCCGCTGTTCAATGTGATCTACCAGTGGATCGGCGATTATGACGAGGCCGCCGATCTGACACAGGAGACATTCGTCTCCGCGTACAAGGCCCGCGGCCAGTTCCGGGGTGACGCCCATGTGTACACATGGCTGTACCGGATCGCGCATAACCACTGCAAAAATCGATTCAAACAGCGGGACCGCGTTCGACAGGCCGAGGGGCCGTCGCTGGACGCCGGAGTTTCCGTGGACGGCGGCGATGACATGATCGCGGAAACCCGCGAGATCGCCGACTGGAGCTTCTCTCCCGCCCGGGTGCTGGAGCAGAAAGAACTGCGCGCTCTTGTCCAGCGCGCCGTCGACAGCCTCGCCTCTGAGTACAAAGTCGTGCTCGTTCTCCGTGAGATGGAAGGCATGTCTTACAACGAGATCGCCGAGGTGACGGGGCTGACGATGGAAGCGGTGAAAACCCGTTTGAATCGGGCGCGCGGAATGGTCCGTCAGCGTGTCGAGCCGTATTACAAGATCTAA
- a CDS encoding translocation/assembly module TamB domain-containing protein, with amino-acid sequence MPVTARPLRGPTLPRSARWASRLLVAGPLAAITVAAAVSLHGVWLLLSADLPPILAAEISRQIKHEVRIGRVAYSTPGILTLDDIAVSTGATFAERNGEAALIAPRLTVYYDWRALIFDSGNPAHAVGDVILDRPKLLVEQFPDKRFNFSDILENKTTTTTKPFVGRVIVHRGSLTFRDYTAPRIGRQSMALTNLQAVEALVNLHSEQTAYFNVSGQGNQNLFDGLALQGAASRKTAHNFRLVLDGQNFDAAYWAAYARALPQLRIAGGRADAHLLLYSPNKTSALDAAGSVSVRGGVVSLANNRALRGPIRDIGGQASFTQSGLFFHGGASIAGQALAAQGVVLDFKHPQVTLTASSRRLSIAALAAVLPQLRMPRGVSVAPVSVSARITGPVTAPEIVGDVAAPAITIQGNLIRDLRAHGVYANKVVSVPLLTGRVGQGAISLRGSANLTGKTPVLSFAGRGQGLDLSQLRMAQPSKTSFGGLADVAFVGGNAGRPLTIVSNITVARARLQRTQLQTLKGRLTYVDGQGLTLNRVLIADTHGAGTASGKISLASNDPVLDLSINAAALQLGPLLRPYTQQDIDGLAFFQGRLTGSVSSPRAEGDLHLFHAHVNNINLDAVTGRIAASPNGMRLQDIYIRRYPARAYVDGTITKIASGNPVLDLRASFAEGNIPDFMSLVDPKAQVKADKLLRKSKAATVVANALPTVTGVAAGKFKIGGRLETPEVTGSLTIDHGSVNAYRVDHAQANIAYADKTIHLEKAVVRSGSATVTGDAQWNSATGNINGIFAGTNVSMNRFHRYTDPVANVLGDIDFSGSLGGSVKSPEVTFGLVGRDLSINGQKLALFTGFGSYADGVVKSSEDPWEFDFQTLQPNGDLSHIRYILDSFRVTLPTPQHPKRVPSLALAAHIPTDSPETVTHIVETMRDSKFGDTPSGQSLLAKIDALPRPLAARLSLPSFALSGPMNALAARGDLRIDGFQMGTNSLTSLDAKFGYEPGAHGKSHLALVGKDLKAFGLVMNDLTGGVSYVNRLVSIDADNPLRIANDRTLLTAEGSADLDGKIDADFEASYVPLSIFDSFLPKTRTLTGEISNVRVDAMGLTKSPDLTASVNVTDPGYQARPKVAAVAGTSTDDQSVYTLGGIKATTITVASAHPGGAKILSIDGLTAYDKSGNPLATLSGSVPFQWNRLDPSLNSLPTTEPLHAELRLMNLSLLAAASPSIDPARTTGEVTATVDVAPGGANRAIQGKITIAKAGVAFHGLDTALTDLDGVIGFNDKSASIFTLTGKSSKGGGFELSGGATFGAEPGLALLMRLNALQIDESSRQAYLMKNYNGAAQGKLTGDLSITGALKSPLIATPAGKPMLVSSATIGIPSAQPPAGPGSGLPPFDPRFDVHVQLEKPGKTFVARTGLLRADANGDLSLGGSLTAPKLAAHLNVYKGQFILPPSTRLKFIKPIGIVDLRYPATDETGSGEKVLEKRVDLYAQAAVSISPSMLAANQSYATGGFSGSTTAANQASPNYDRPQRYTITAHIYGLLDDPDRLQIDLDSSPGGLSRSQMLAALGSQGAFMGLLAGSNSAETAIKQQMGQALASIGLPMLLEPLEDRLATAFGLSSVVVDYSPDTQSFVTLTKPLGHRLELSYSQSLGTRETSPVNSLLATPYYTLKLGYALTNRLQLSISTDDQKNQTMALEGVFGF; translated from the coding sequence ATGCCGGTTACCGCGCGTCCTCTGCGCGGACCCACATTGCCCCGCTCCGCGCGGTGGGCGTCCCGGCTGCTTGTCGCCGGGCCCTTGGCGGCGATTACGGTCGCCGCCGCGGTGTCGCTGCATGGCGTCTGGCTCCTGCTCAGCGCCGATCTCCCTCCCATTCTCGCCGCCGAAATCTCCCGGCAGATCAAACACGAAGTCCGCATCGGCCGCGTGGCGTACTCTACTCCCGGAATATTGACCCTGGACGATATCGCCGTCTCCACCGGGGCCACCTTCGCGGAGCGCAACGGCGAGGCGGCGCTGATCGCGCCGCGCCTCACCGTCTATTACGACTGGCGGGCGCTGATCTTCGACAGCGGCAACCCCGCGCACGCCGTTGGCGACGTCATTCTGGATCGCCCGAAACTGCTGGTCGAGCAGTTCCCCGACAAACGCTTTAACTTCTCCGATATCCTGGAAAACAAGACGACGACCACCACGAAACCGTTCGTGGGACGCGTGATCGTGCATCGCGGATCCCTTACCTTTCGCGACTACACCGCGCCGAGGATCGGCCGTCAGAGCATGGCCCTCACCAATCTGCAAGCGGTGGAGGCTCTCGTCAATCTCCACTCCGAGCAGACGGCCTATTTCAATGTCTCCGGCCAGGGAAACCAGAATCTGTTCGATGGGCTGGCGCTGCAAGGCGCGGCCTCGCGCAAGACGGCTCACAACTTTCGGCTCGTGCTGGACGGACAGAACTTCGACGCCGCTTACTGGGCCGCCTATGCGCGCGCGCTCCCGCAGCTGCGCATCGCCGGCGGACGCGCGGATGCGCACCTGCTGCTTTATTCGCCGAATAAAACAAGCGCGCTGGACGCCGCCGGCAGCGTGAGCGTGCGCGGCGGCGTTGTTTCCCTGGCGAATAACCGCGCGCTGCGCGGCCCAATCCGCGATATTGGCGGGCAGGCCAGCTTTACGCAGTCGGGCTTGTTCTTCCATGGCGGCGCTTCGATCGCCGGGCAGGCGCTCGCCGCTCAGGGAGTGGTGCTGGACTTCAAGCATCCCCAGGTGACTCTGACGGCCAGTTCGCGCCGCTTGTCCATTGCGGCGCTCGCGGCCGTTCTTCCCCAGCTTCGGATGCCCCGAGGCGTTTCCGTCGCTCCGGTGTCGGTCTCGGCGCGGATTACCGGTCCCGTCACCGCACCGGAGATTGTCGGCGATGTCGCCGCCCCCGCGATCACCATCCAGGGCAATCTCATCCGCGACCTTCGCGCGCACGGCGTCTACGCCAACAAAGTCGTCTCCGTGCCGCTGCTGACCGGACGGGTGGGACAGGGCGCGATCTCTCTGCGCGGCAGCGCGAACCTGACCGGCAAAACGCCGGTCCTGAGCTTCGCGGGGCGCGGTCAGGGCCTGGATCTGTCGCAGCTGCGCATGGCCCAGCCCAGCAAGACGTCGTTCGGCGGGCTGGCCGATGTCGCGTTTGTGGGCGGAAACGCCGGGCGACCGCTGACCATTGTCTCCAACATCACGGTCGCACGCGCGCGGCTCCAGCGGACGCAGCTGCAAACCCTGAAGGGCCGGCTCACCTATGTCGATGGTCAGGGGCTGACGCTGAATCGAGTGCTGATCGCCGACACACACGGCGCGGGAACGGCAAGCGGCAAGATCTCGCTGGCGAGCAATGACCCCGTGCTGGACCTCTCCATCAATGCGGCGGCGCTTCAGCTCGGGCCGCTGCTGCGGCCCTACACGCAGCAGGACATCGACGGATTGGCGTTCTTCCAGGGCCGTTTGACCGGCAGCGTTTCCTCGCCGCGCGCCGAGGGCGATCTGCACCTCTTCCACGCGCATGTCAACAATATCAATCTGGACGCCGTGACCGGGCGCATTGCGGCCAGCCCCAATGGCATGCGCCTTCAGGATATCTACATCCGCCGCTATCCCGCGCGGGCGTATGTGGATGGAACGATCACCAAGATTGCCTCCGGCAACCCCGTTCTGGATTTGCGCGCCAGCTTCGCCGAAGGCAATATTCCGGATTTTATGTCGCTGGTCGATCCCAAGGCTCAGGTCAAGGCGGACAAGCTGCTGCGCAAATCCAAGGCGGCGACGGTTGTCGCGAACGCGCTGCCGACGGTGACCGGGGTGGCCGCCGGGAAGTTCAAAATCGGCGGACGCCTGGAAACTCCGGAAGTCACAGGCTCGCTGACGATCGATCACGGCTCGGTGAACGCCTACCGCGTCGATCACGCGCAGGCCAATATCGCCTATGCGGATAAGACGATCCACCTCGAAAAGGCGGTCGTGCGATCGGGCTCGGCGACGGTGACCGGGGACGCGCAGTGGAATTCGGCGACGGGCAACATTAATGGGATCTTCGCCGGCACCAACGTTTCCATGAACCGATTCCATCGGTACACCGATCCGGTCGCCAATGTGCTGGGGGATATCGACTTCTCGGGATCTCTTGGCGGGTCCGTCAAATCTCCCGAGGTCACCTTTGGTCTGGTCGGTCGCGACCTCAGTATCAACGGTCAGAAACTGGCGCTGTTCACCGGCTTCGGTTCATATGCCGACGGCGTGGTGAAAAGCAGCGAGGATCCGTGGGAGTTCGATTTCCAAACGCTTCAGCCGAATGGCGACCTGAGCCATATCCGCTACATCCTGGATTCGTTCCGGGTGACGCTGCCGACGCCGCAGCATCCGAAGCGCGTTCCCAGCCTGGCGCTCGCCGCGCATATCCCGACCGATTCTCCGGAAACCGTCACGCACATTGTCGAGACGATGCGCGACAGCAAGTTTGGAGACACGCCGTCCGGGCAGTCGCTGCTGGCGAAGATCGACGCGCTGCCGCGTCCGCTCGCCGCGCGGCTGTCGCTGCCGTCCTTCGCGCTGAGCGGCCCGATGAACGCTCTGGCCGCGCGAGGCGACCTGCGGATCGACGGCTTCCAGATGGGGACAAACTCGCTGACCAGTCTGGACGCCAAGTTCGGGTACGAGCCGGGCGCTCACGGCAAGTCCCATCTCGCTCTGGTCGGCAAGGACCTCAAGGCGTTTGGGCTGGTCATGAACGACCTCACCGGCGGCGTCAGCTATGTCAACCGCTTGGTGAGCATCGACGCCGACAACCCGCTGCGGATCGCCAACGATCGTACGCTGCTGACGGCGGAGGGAAGCGCGGATCTGGACGGCAAGATCGACGCCGATTTCGAAGCCAGCTATGTTCCGCTGTCGATCTTTGACAGCTTCCTGCCGAAAACCCGCACCCTGACCGGCGAAATCAGCAACGTTCGCGTCGACGCCATGGGGCTGACCAAATCGCCGGATCTCACGGCCTCGGTCAATGTGACTGATCCCGGGTATCAGGCCCGCCCAAAAGTCGCCGCCGTCGCCGGAACTTCCACGGACGATCAGAGTGTTTATACGCTGGGAGGAATCAAGGCGACGACGATCACCGTCGCTTCCGCGCATCCGGGAGGCGCAAAGATCCTCAGCATCGATGGTTTGACGGCTTATGACAAAAGCGGCAACCCACTCGCCACTCTGTCCGGAAGCGTGCCCTTCCAGTGGAACCGACTCGATCCGTCGCTGAACAGCCTGCCGACGACCGAGCCGCTGCACGCCGAGCTGCGCCTGATGAACCTGTCGCTGCTCGCCGCCGCGTCGCCCAGCATCGATCCGGCCCGGACGACGGGCGAGGTGACGGCGACGGTGGATGTGGCCCCGGGCGGCGCGAACCGCGCGATCCAGGGAAAGATCACGATCGCCAAGGCCGGAGTCGCCTTCCACGGGCTCGACACCGCGCTGACCGATCTCGACGGCGTCATCGGCTTCAACGACAAATCCGCGTCGATCTTTACGCTGACGGGCAAGTCGAGCAAGGGCGGGGGATTCGAACTTTCCGGAGGCGCGACCTTCGGAGCGGAGCCGGGTCTGGCGCTGCTGATGCGCTTAAACGCCCTGCAAATTGACGAAAGCAGCCGCCAGGCGTACTTGATGAAGAACTACAATGGCGCTGCGCAGGGTAAACTGACAGGCGACCTATCAATTACGGGAGCGCTGAAATCGCCTTTGATCGCGACGCCGGCCGGCAAGCCGATGCTGGTGAGCAGCGCGACGATCGGTATTCCCTCGGCGCAGCCTCCGGCGGGACCGGGATCGGGCCTGCCCCCCTTCGATCCGCGATTCGATGTCCATGTGCAGTTGGAGAAGCCCGGCAAAACGTTCGTGGCGCGGACGGGACTGCTGCGCGCCGACGCGAACGGCGATCTGTCGCTGGGAGGGTCGCTGACGGCGCCGAAACTGGCCGCGCATTTGAATGTTTACAAGGGGCAGTTTATCCTGCCGCCGTCCACGCGTTTGAAGTTTATCAAGCCGATCGGTATCGTGGACCTGCGTTATCCCGCGACGGATGAAACCGGAAGCGGCGAAAAGGTTCTGGAAAAGCGCGTGGACCTGTACGCGCAGGCGGCGGTTTCGATCTCGCCGTCGATGCTCGCGGCGAACCAATCGTATGCAACGGGCGGTTTTTCCGGCTCCACCACTGCGGCCAATCAGGCAAGTCCGAATTACGATCGGCCGCAGCGCTACACGATCACCGCGCACATCTACGGGCTTCTGGACGATCCCGATCGTCTGCAAATCGACCTGGATTCGAGCCCTGGCGGACTGTCTCGCTCGCAGATGCTCGCCGCGCTCGGATCTCAGGGCGCGTTCATGGGGCTGCTGGCCGGCTCGAATAGCGCGGAGACCGCGATCAAACAGCAGATGGGGCAGGCGCTGGCGTCCATCGGACTGCCGATGCTGCTCGAACCGCTCGAAGATCGCCTGGCGACCGCGTTCGGACTGTCCAGTGTTGTGGTAGACTATTCGCCGGATACGCAAAGTTTCGTCACGCTCACCAAACCGCTCGGCCACCGGCTGGAGCTCAGTTATTCTCAAAGCCTGGGAACACGCGAGACAAGTCCGGTGAATTCGCTGCTGGCGACGCCTTACTACACGCTCAAACTTGGCTACGCGCTGACGAATCGGCTCCAGCTCAGCATCTCGACGGATGACCAAAAGAACCAGACCATGGCTTTGGAGGGCGTTTTCGGATTCTGA
- the lipA gene encoding lipoyl synthase has product MADLIQVDLLPKGSVGLAEPPAVVNRRIPEWLTIKLPKRRDIGEVTDLMRSSKLVTVCEEARCPNLGECWSKRTATFMIMGDTCTRSCRFCAVKTGKGGALDIMEPQRLAESAAALGLKHTVVTSVNRDELPDGGSHHFAETIHWLRKLLPDTIIEVLTPDFLGNKTNIQTVVDAKPHIFNHNIETIPRLYRKVRPQARYSRSLQLLQYVKQADPEIYTKSGFMVGFGETKDEVVALMEDLKAHDVDAVTIGQYLKPGKNYLDVVEYVHPDRFAEYKEIGEQMGFLFVASGPFIRSSYNAKEFSDKFMAMRAASRDAA; this is encoded by the coding sequence ATGGCTGATCTCATACAAGTCGATCTTCTCCCCAAGGGCTCTGTCGGTCTCGCCGAACCGCCCGCCGTCGTCAACCGCCGCATCCCGGAGTGGCTGACGATCAAGCTGCCGAAACGGCGCGATATCGGAGAAGTCACGGACTTGATGCGATCCTCCAAGCTGGTCACGGTTTGCGAAGAAGCGCGCTGCCCGAACTTGGGCGAGTGCTGGTCCAAGCGCACCGCGACGTTCATGATCATGGGCGACACCTGCACCCGTTCCTGCCGCTTCTGCGCCGTTAAGACCGGCAAAGGCGGAGCGCTCGACATCATGGAGCCGCAGCGCCTCGCCGAAAGCGCCGCCGCGCTGGGCCTGAAGCATACGGTCGTGACAAGCGTCAACCGCGATGAACTGCCCGACGGCGGATCGCACCACTTCGCTGAGACGATCCACTGGCTGCGCAAGCTTCTTCCCGACACCATCATCGAAGTGCTGACGCCCGATTTTCTGGGGAACAAAACCAACATCCAGACCGTCGTAGATGCGAAGCCCCATATTTTCAATCACAACATTGAGACCATTCCGCGACTTTACCGAAAGGTGCGCCCGCAGGCGCGCTACAGCCGCTCGCTCCAGCTCTTGCAGTATGTGAAGCAGGCGGACCCGGAGATCTACACCAAGTCCGGATTCATGGTGGGATTTGGCGAAACGAAGGACGAAGTCGTGGCGCTGATGGAGGACCTGAAGGCGCACGACGTCGATGCGGTCACCATCGGACAGTATCTCAAGCCAGGGAAGAATTATCTCGATGTGGTCGAGTACGTACATCCGGACCGGTTCGCGGAATACAAAGAGATCGGGGAGCAGATGGGCTTCCTCTTTGTCGCCAGCGGCCCGTTCATCCGTTCTTCCTACAACGCCAAAGAGTTCAGCGATAAGTTTATGGCGATGCGGGCCGCGAGCCGGGACGCTGCTTAG
- a CDS encoding exopolyphosphatase yields MRLVTRSDFDGLICAVLLKQVEQVDSIKFVHPKDLQDGAFEVEAQDILANVPYVPGCCLWFDHHATEIARVVGKQQFVGECRLAPSAARVIYDYYGGASRFPGIEEMMFEVDKADSAQFSRDEILNPKGWALLSFVMDARTGLGRFKDYRISNYQLMYELIDACMTMTIDEILNLSDVQERVVRYFEQDVLFREMLQKHTWTEGDTIVTDLREVDPIFCGNRFLVYAMWPKQNISIWIVNGFRNQNCVFACGHSIVNRSSEANVGAVMRAHGGGGHAPAGTCQVAHEDFDATLKHIVSEFNAGKTAELQKAA; encoded by the coding sequence ATGCGTCTTGTCACGCGTTCCGATTTCGACGGCTTGATCTGCGCCGTCTTACTTAAGCAGGTCGAACAAGTGGACTCGATCAAATTCGTGCATCCCAAGGATCTGCAGGACGGAGCATTCGAAGTCGAAGCCCAGGACATTCTTGCGAATGTTCCTTATGTGCCCGGCTGCTGCCTCTGGTTCGACCATCACGCCACTGAGATCGCCCGCGTCGTCGGCAAGCAGCAGTTCGTCGGCGAGTGCCGGCTGGCTCCCAGCGCCGCACGCGTTATATACGATTACTACGGCGGCGCGTCGCGCTTCCCCGGCATCGAAGAAATGATGTTCGAGGTGGATAAAGCCGACTCGGCGCAGTTCAGCCGCGACGAGATCCTGAACCCGAAGGGCTGGGCGCTGCTTTCATTCGTCATGGACGCGCGCACGGGCCTGGGCCGCTTCAAAGACTACCGAATCAGCAACTATCAATTGATGTATGAGCTGATCGACGCCTGCATGACCATGACGATCGACGAGATTCTCAACCTCTCCGACGTGCAGGAGCGCGTCGTCCGCTACTTCGAGCAGGACGTGCTGTTCCGCGAAATGCTGCAAAAGCACACCTGGACCGAAGGCGACACGATCGTCACGGACCTGCGCGAAGTCGATCCGATCTTCTGCGGCAATCGGTTCCTGGTCTACGCCATGTGGCCGAAGCAGAACATCTCAATCTGGATCGTCAACGGATTCCGCAACCAGAACTGCGTCTTCGCCTGCGGCCACAGTATCGTGAACCGCTCGTCGGAAGCCAATGTCGGCGCCGTCATGCGCGCCCACGGCGGCGGCGGCCACGCTCCCGCCGGCACCTGCCAGGTGGCGCACGAGGATTTTGACGCGACGCTCAAGCACATCGTGTCGGAGTTCAATGCGGGGAAAACCGCGGAGCTGCAAAAGGCGGCGTAG
- a CDS encoding copper amine oxidase N-terminal domain-containing protein, whose protein sequence is MKTKYWIVAAGLLAMPAHADTPASTPANVTVMVNKQQVMFSGAAPIMVGGSNVFVPLRGVFQQLGGKIRWEAATETIIGARPGHEFRIRIGSNQALVDGTPRTLTIAPLMVVATTYVPLRFASEALGASVDWQPDTRTVLINTATR, encoded by the coding sequence ATGAAGACGAAGTATTGGATCGTTGCGGCGGGATTGCTCGCCATGCCGGCCCATGCGGATACCCCCGCAAGCACGCCGGCGAATGTTACGGTTATGGTGAATAAGCAGCAGGTGATGTTCAGCGGCGCCGCGCCGATCATGGTCGGCGGCAGCAATGTGTTCGTCCCGCTGCGCGGAGTCTTTCAGCAGCTCGGCGGCAAGATCCGCTGGGAAGCGGCGACCGAAACCATCATCGGCGCGCGACCCGGCCACGAATTCCGGATCCGCATCGGCTCCAATCAAGCGCTGGTGGACGGAACGCCCAGAACCCTCACTATCGCCCCGCTCATGGTCGTCGCGACCACCTATGTTCCCCTGCGCTTCGCCAGCGAAGCCCTCGGCGCCTCGGTCGATTGGCAGCCGGACACCCGCACCGTGCTCATTAACACCGCCACGCGATAG
- a CDS encoding copper amine oxidase N-terminal domain-containing protein — MNTKLWIAAASLLATAAHADTTVITQRTTTQPEAVIVTVNQQRVAFNGPGPIMIGGDSVFVPLRGVFEQLGGQVQWESATQVITGARPGHQFRIRIGSDQALVDGTQRTLTVAPRVINETTYVPLRFASEALGASVDWEPSTHTVLITSAPTEAVVKKTTTTTTTTTVKH, encoded by the coding sequence ATGAATACGAAATTATGGATCGCGGCGGCGAGCTTGCTGGCGACGGCCGCGCATGCGGACACAACGGTGATCACTCAGCGGACGACCACGCAGCCGGAGGCGGTGATTGTCACGGTCAACCAGCAGCGCGTGGCGTTCAATGGACCTGGTCCGATCATGATCGGCGGCGACAGCGTCTTTGTGCCGCTTCGCGGTGTTTTCGAACAGCTTGGCGGTCAGGTCCAGTGGGAATCGGCGACGCAGGTGATCACCGGCGCCCGTCCCGGCCACCAGTTTCGCATTCGAATCGGATCCGATCAGGCTCTTGTCGATGGAACGCAGCGGACTCTGACGGTCGCCCCGCGCGTGATCAACGAGACCACCTACGTGCCCCTGCGCTTCGCCAGCGAAGCGCTCGGAGCCTCGGTCGATTGGGAGCCGAGCACGCACACCGTCCTGATCACGTCGGCGCCCACGGAGGCTGTGGTCAAAAAGACGACGACCACGACCACGACGACAACCGTCAAACACTAA